A genomic stretch from Pochonia chlamydosporia 170 chromosome 4, whole genome shotgun sequence includes:
- a CDS encoding dynamin family protein (similar to Colletotrichum fioriniae PJ7 XP_007603130.1) — MAVSLDSSVLDQLNTTEARKLHELTDKLTTCGVGKIVNLPQIIVVGEQSAGKSSVLEAVSHVRFPVKGDVCTRFATEIVLRQAKQTRVDVSVRFDDKSKPSQTIRRVGFSEDDLPGIIKEAKESMGIASTGRDFSKDILRLEIEGPNMYPLTLVDLPGLYHVETANQSMQGKKTVDQLVESYMRQKNSIILVVVTASNHLANHIALKKVKEHDPNRERTLGVITKPDLTRQGTFEERNYIQLARNQESAHKLKLGWHVLRNRAEDEDALDTRDATEASFFETTAWAAIPRDDRGIGSLRKKLSKVLYNHIRQNLPAVIDDIEGKLRERQEELDQLGPSRSSSQEMRSFLLNISQKFQKLVWDAIYGRYNDPFFGDLGDTNHKLRAQLRNFNRAFDYVLATKGSRLAIAPGHDWEDTPPTAPEFLQNFLQEYPYDFPEPESISREALRSLLEGRAAANQGCEFPGSSNTDLIIQLFQTYASPWKDIAAFHLKQVTLVAKAFVDHLFRHIVGQSDGNPTTEAILCGCVDPFFAAKEKLLTDKLEELLQPYLRGYGMPLDVEFRQMVMSRTVKRLAERLAEMPENRTNQTDVAEFKRLKRDMLEEATSTLETVDGGQFGTEKIIDMMLAYYEMSRRTFTDTVINLAIESCLIRNLPDILTPTKVDKMGEERIRELAAEAEDAQARRDQLKEETIVLREGLEQCRKYKPRGVTVVPSSKAIFQSSIGGKSMAASMSTSTAPAKSAASHMPLLLPATGSSLDSTSLILSTSSTMPASPLIKLPAGPSVAQGKSTPLVSALISYQQAANISRSGSSGIEMERFAVYSSLAHLQTVLTLTLGTASSNGGLTGGDQSSTVSNCSSSVGLFDSKPQPTAAPITSGTGGLSSGASSTTSKSSGSGNIVRLGSKSQSTTASAKPSNGGLYGGTPSSTTPYGFSFGSSSPFGSEPQSTATPIASSTGGLYGGTPSSTTPYGFSFGSSSPFGSEPQSTATPIASSTGSLFGGASSTTSKVSGPGSMFGSKS, encoded by the exons ATGGCGGTTTCATTAGACTCTTCTGTGCTAGACCAACTTAACACTACTGAGGCAAGAAAGCTTCATGAACTaacagacaagctcacaaCCTGCGGGGTCGGCAAGATCGTCAACCTCCCGCAGAttattgttgttggtgaaCAATCAGCAGGAAAATCATCTGTTCTAGAGGCTGTTTCTCATGTCCGCTTCCCCGTAAAGGGAGACGTCTGTACGAGATTTGCAACGGAGATTGTCCTTCGCCAGGCAAAGCAGACCCGTGTGGATGTTAGTGTTCGATTTGACGACAAGTCTAAGCCATCCCAGACAATACGGAGGGTGGGATTTAGCGAGGATGACCTCCCTGGCATTATTAAAGAGGCCAAAGAATCCATGGGGATAGCTTCCACAGGCAGAGACTTTTCCAAGGATATTTTGCGGCTAGAGATTGAAGGGCCAAACATGTATCCACTAACTCTCGTGGACCTCCCAGGGCTATATCACGTTGAGACAGCAAATCAGTCCatgcaaggcaagaaaaCGGTCGACCAGCTTGTGGAAAGCTATATGAGGCAGAAAAACAGCATAATTCTAGTTGTCGTTACGGCTAGCAACCATCTCGCCAATCATATCGCTCTAAAAAAGGTCAAGGAACATGACCCAAACCGCGAGCGAACTCTGGGTGTCATTACCAAGCCTGATCTTACGCGGCAGGGAACATTCGAGGAACGTAACTATATACAACTAGCAAGAAATCAAGAGAGCGCACATAAGCTCAAACTTGGATGGCACGTCTTGCGTAATAGGgcagaggatgaggatgcctTGGACACTCGTGACGCCACTGAAGCAAGCTTTTTTGAGACGACTGCTTGGGCAGCGATTCCAAGGGATGATCGTGGGATTGGTAGTCTGCGTAAAAAGCTAAGCAAGGTGCTGTATAACCATATTCGGCAGAACTTGCCTGCGGTGATTGACGATATAGAAGGAAAGCTTAGGGAGAGACAAGAAGAACTCGACCAACTGGGGCCATCGAGGTCAAGCTCTCAGGAGATGCGGTCATTTCTTCTCAACATCTCACAAAAGTTTCAAAAGCTGGTGTGGGATGCAATCTATGGCCGATACAACGATCCGTTCTTTGGCGATTTAGGGGATACAAACCACAAGCTACGGGCCCAGTTGAGAAATTTCAATCGTGCCTTTGACTATGTGCTGGCGACAAAGGGGTCCCGGCTTGCCATTGCGCCTGGCCACGATTGGGAAGATACGCCACCCACAGCGCCAGAATTCCTCCAAAACTTCCTTCAGGAGTACCCGTACGACTTCCCCGAACCCGAGTCCATCAGTAGGGAGGCCCTCAGGTCGCTTCTGGAGGGTCGAGCCGCCGCCAATCAAGGCTGTGAATTCCCGGGCTCCTCCAACACGGATCTTATCATCCAACTATTCCAGACATATGCCTCACCCTGGAAGGATATTGCAGCGTTCCACCTTAAGCAGGTTACGCTCGTGGCAAAAGCTTTTGTTGACCACCTGTTTCGCCACATCGTCGGTCAGTCCGACGGGAACCCGACTACTGAGGCCATCCTTTGCGGCTGCGTGGATCCATTCTTTGCTGCAAAGGAGAAGCTTCTGACGGACAAGCTGGAGGAACTTCTGCAGCCATATCTGAGAGGCTACGGCATGCCTCTGGATGTCGAGTTTCGCCAAATGGTTATGAGTCGAACTGTCAAGCGTCTGGCGGAACGGTTGGCCGAGATGCCAGAGAATCGGACAAATCAGACAGATGTTGCCGAATTCAAGAGACTCAAAAGAGACATGCTAGAGGAAGCCACCTCTACCCTTGAAACGGTCGATGGAGGGCAATTTGGAACGGAAAAGATCATTGATATGATGCTGGCGTATTACGAG ATGTCTCGACGAACATTTACGGACACTGTCATCAACCTAGCCATAGAAAGCTGTCTTATTCGGAATTTACCAGACATTCTCACACCAACCAAGGTTGACAAAATGGGTGAAGAGAGAATCAGAGAGCTAGCGGCCGAAGCGGAAGATGCCCAGGCACGTAGAGATCAACTCAAAGAGGAAACCATCGTCTTACGCGAAGGCCTCGAACAGTGCCGCAAATACAAACCCAGAGGCGTAACTG TTGTGCCATCCTCAAAGGCAATATTTCAGTCTAGTATTGGAGGTAAAAGCATGGCGG CCTCGATGTCTACTTCTACAGCACCAGCCAAATCGGCAGCTTCACACATGCCCTTGCTGCTTCCTGCGACGGGGTCATCCTTGGATTCCACATCGCTCATATTGtccacatcatccacaatGCCGGCATCTCCTTTGATCAAACTCCCGGCAGGCCCATCGGTTGCACAAGGCAAGTCCACACCCCTTGTTTCAGCCCTCATATCATATCAGCAAGCCGCGAATATCAGCAGATCTGGCTCTAGTGGAATAGAAATGGAGCGCTTCGCAGTTTATTCTAGTCTAGCTCATCTGCAAACCGTACTGACACTTACTCTAGGGACAGCCTCCAGCAATGGGGGTCTAACTGGAGGAGATCAATCTTCCACTGTGTCGAATTGCTCTAGTTCTGTTGGTCTATTTGATTCGAAACCCCAACCTACTGCTGCACCAATAACCTCTGGCACTGGAGGCTTGTCTAGtggagcttcttcaactACATCGAAAAGTTCAGGTTCTGGCAACATAGTTAGGCTTGGTTCGAAATCCCAATCTACAACTGCATCGGCAAAACCTAGCAATGGGGGATTATACGGTGGAACTCCATCTTCCACTACGCCCTATGGTTTCAGCTTTGGTTCTAGTAGTCCATTTGGTTCGGAACCCCAATCTACTGCTACACCCATAGCCTCCAGCACTGGGGGATTATACGGTGGAACTCCATCTTCCACTACGCCCTATGGTTTCAGTTTTGGTTCTAGTAGTCCATTTGGTTCGGAACCCCAATCTACTGCTACACCCATAGCCTCCAGCACTGGGAGCTTATTTGGCGGAGCTTCTTCTACTACTTCGAAAGTATCAGGCCCTGGCAGCATGTTTGGCTCCAAATCCTGA
- a CDS encoding SWI/SNF family DNA-dependent ATPase Ris1 (similar to Neosartorya fischeri NRRL 181 XP_001258467.1) yields the protein MDTAEEVMEELIIQRVILASMEDQSWDGIEVERDEVAQEIERLKRLHKRLKQGQTQTLVDNDVGRSASQEQSPPGSSSSQPHSQPKTPVVAGGRSVNMNPLHGQHNIGLSPSPVSLPSRKRDLGVTDPFAMDGQNKSRRTTPTPGGNRFSPPSRMGRESNGTDPIDIIDLTGDDVDFDSTLIAQQIRQQNRQEQENRDRQMAMQIANQHSAASSSSLNQHSAGFDAFSRMMATERANPRGPTNGHWNSLPGSNTQTPVPSQGMKRASMPGSWDSPSPWNGHAGPPPTTLPSNAFQAVGTQSFGAAGQGYASPGVPNPQRHSLLRNQFSNPGLRQAFYRVPSPNPALYGVPWHPNHGHLISNVIERTSMIDYTNGTDVFGNPLHSRLTNFLNGDGDETPMTANDLEDLLKNIRPDIDIPEHNRGVGPPGLRYPLYRHQEVALTWMKQMEEGTNKGGILADDMGLGKTISTLALMLANQATSSPKTNLIIGPLSLVRQWEEEILKKTKLGHRLSVFVYHGKKATTDELLRYDVVVTTYGTLAQEFKRREQYIEDNKGRTEIFNDKSCAVKFPLLHPEKAVFHRVILDEAQCIKNRNTQGAKACHSLKATYRWCLTGTPMMNGVLELYSLLKFLRIKPYNVWESFREAFGVLFGQKGDPKHMAMTKLRALLKATMLRRKKDSELDGKPILQLPEKREHIVYAKLSADEQDFYKQLEKDAQVLFSAYLREGSIGKNYSNILVLLLRLRQACCHPHMNLDVDDAVNPTTDAEVEELVKNLDATTIKRIKEVNGFNCPICFDAVRTPWFLIPCGHDSCKDCLARIVDGAASQNVREGNDSDKVKCHVCRGKFEPKKCFNYETFKKIHMPETVDKTEKIEPPGDDDSSDGSEAESGDEDDADEVDSKGNLKGFVVDDEDELAALDDLKNEASANYHKEQKKEQKKAKKAKKRGKGKEKKPDVKPSMLKSLRLEAAKNIGAYKRYMRYLRKTWMPAAKVTECMRLLKEIQETGEKTIIFSQWTLLLDLLEVAMWHDKFPMKPLRYDGSMSGDQRATAAKTFRDKPEHKVMLVSLRAGNAGLNLVAATRVIIMDPFWNPYIEMQAIDRTYRIGQKREVEVYRILTQETVEDRIVALQNKKKEIVEAALDEKESMKIGRLDENELRFLFTGHR from the exons ATGGATACGGCAGAAGAGGTTATGGAGGAGCTGATAATTCAGCGAGTCATACTCGCCTCCATGGAAGATCAGTCGTGGGATGGTATTGAAGTCGAGCGAGACGAGGTTGCACAAGAGATCGAGCGCTTGAAGCGTCTGCATAAAAGGCTAAAACAGGGACAGACACAAACTCTGGTTGACAACG ATGTTGGTCGGTCTGCCTCACAGGAGCAATCTCCGCCCGGCTCGTCTAGCT CACAACCGCACTCGCAACCCAAAACACCTGTTGTTGCGGGAGGGCGCTCTGTCAATATGAATCCACTGCATGGACAGCACAacatcgggctcagcccaTCACCAGTGTCTCTCCCAAGTAGGAAAAGAGATCTTGGAGTGACAGACCCTTTTGCGATGGACGGTCAGAATAAGTCGAGGAGGACGACTCCGACCCCTGGCGGCAACCGGttctctcctccttcaaGAATGGGCAGGGAGTCGAATGGCACCGACCCCATTGATATTATTGATCTCACTGG CGACGATGTTGACTTCGATTCCACCTTGATCGCCCAACAAATCCGACAGCAGAAtcgccaagaacaagagaaTCGAGACAGACAGATGGCCATGCAAattgccaaccaacattccgccgcatcgtcatcgtcgctgAACCAGCATTCAGCCGGATTTGACGCCTTTTCCAGAATGATGGCCACAGAACGAGCTAACCCTAGAGGACCAACAAACGGACATTGGAACTCTCTCCCAGGCTCCAATACTCAAACACCAGTGCCTTCTCAGGGAATGAAACGGGCATCGATGCCGGGATCCTGGGACAGCCCAAGTCCGTGGAATGGACATGCAGGCCCTCCTCCGACCACCCTGCCCAGTAACGCCTTTCAAGCTGTCGGCACACAATCctttggtgctgctggtcaGGGCTATGCAAGTCCCGGTGTTCCAAACCCGCAACGTCATTCTCTTTTGCGAAACCAGTTTTCGAACCCGGGATTGAGACAAGCTTTTTATCGTGTCCCGTCACCAAATCCAGCGTTGTATGGTGTACCATGGCACCCGAACCATGGCCATCTCATTTCCAATGTCATTGAACGAACTAGCATGATCGATTATACAAATGGCACAGATGTGTTTGGAAATCCTCTTCACAGTCGTTTAACCAATTTTCtcaatggcgatggtgatgagacaCCGATGACGGCAAATGATTTGGAGGATTTATTGAAAAATATTCGTCCTGACATAGACATACCAGAGCACAATCGAGGGGTTGGTCCACCAGGGCTAAGGTATCCGCTCTACCGCCACCAAGAAGTCGCACTTACTTGGATGAAACAAATGGAAGAAGGTACTAACAAGGGTGGCATCTTGGCCGACGACATGGGACTGGGCAAAACCATTTCTACTTTGGCTCTCATGcttgccaaccaagccaCAAGCAGTCCAAAG ACAAATTTAATCATTGGCCCCCTGTCGTTGGTCCGGCAATGGGAAGAGGAGATTttgaagaaaacaaaactAGGACATAGGTTGTCCGTATTCGTGTACCatgggaagaaggcgacAACCGATGAGCTCCTTAGGTACGATGTGGTAGTCACCACCTACGGTACCTTGGCGCAGGAATTCAAGCGTCGTGAGCAGTACATTGAAGACAACAAGGGTAGGACCGAAATTTTCAATGACAAATCATGTGCAGTCAAGTTTCCCCTCCTGCATCCAGAGAAAGCTGTTTTTCACCGCGTCATTCTTGACGAGGCTCAATGCATCAAAAACAGAAATACACAGGGGGCAAAAGCTTGCCACAGCTTGAAGGCGACATACAGGTGGTGTCTGACTGGGacgccaatgatgaatggCGTCCTTGAGCTGTATTCCCTCCTGAAGTTCCTCCGCATAAAACCGTACAATGTTTGGGAGAGCTTTCGTGAG gcatttggtgttttgtttggccAAAAGGGCGATCCTAAGCACATGGCCATGACCAAGCTTCGAGCCCTGCTCAAAGCAACCATGCTGCGGCGAAAGAAGGACTCGGAGCTTGATGGCAAGCCCATTTTGCAACTCCCGGAAAAGAGGGAGCATATTGTGTATGCAAAGCTATCAGCGGATGAGCAGGACTTTTACAAACAACTCGAGAAAGATGCTCAAGTTTTGTTCAGCGCCTATCTCCGAGAAGGAAGTATCGGCAAGAATTATTCCAACATTCTCGTTTTGCTCCTTCGACTTCGCCAAGCCTGCTGTCATCCTCATATGAATCTAGATGTAGATGATGCGGTTAATCCTACTACCGATGCTGAGGTCGAGGAACTTGTGAAGAACTTGGATGCAACTACTATAAAGAGAATCAAGGAGGTCAACGGATTTAATTGTCCCATATGCTTTGACGCGGTACGAACACCTTGGTTCTTGATACCATGCGGACACGACAGCTGCAAGGATTGTCTGGCACGAATAGTGGACGGTGCCGCCTCACAAAACGTCCGCGAAGGCAACGACAGCGACAAGGTTAAGTGCCATGTTTGCCGTGGTAAATTTGAACCCAAGAAGTGCTTCAATTACGAAACATTCAAAAAGATCCACATGCCGGAAACTGTGGACAAGACGGAAAAGATTGAGCCGCCAGGCGATGATGATTCAAGCGATGGGTCAGAGGCAGAGTCCGgagacgaagatgatgcagaTGAAGTTGACAGTAAGGGAAATCTCAAGGGATTCGTGGtcgatgacgaagatgaacTTGCAGCTCTCGATGACCTCAAAAATGAAGCCTCTGCCAACTACCACAAGGAGCAAAAGAAGGAGCAAAAGAAGGCGAAAAAGGCTAAGAAAAggggcaagggcaaggagaAAAAACCAGACGTTAAGCCTTCAATGCTCAAGAGCCTGCGTCtagaggcagccaagaatATCGGAGCCTACAAGCGATACATGCGGTACCTGCGAAAGACATGGATGCCAGCGGCCAAGGTCACCGAATGCATGAGGCTGCTTAAAGAAATCCAAGAAACAGGCGAAAAgaccatcatcttctcccaGTGGACTCTCCTTCTGGATCTGCTCGAGGTAGCCATGTGGCATGACAAGTTTCCCATGAAGCCCCTCCGCTACGACGGCAGCATGTCAGGAGACCAGCGCGCCACGGCAGCTAAAACCTTCCGCGACAAACCTGAGCACAAAGTCATGCTGGTGTCCCTCCGCGCCGGAAATGCAGGGCTTAATCTCGTCGCTGCTACGcgcgtcatcatcatggatCCCTTTTGGAACCCGTACATTGAAATGCAGGCCATTGACCGAACGTATAGAATCGGGCAGAAGAGAGAAGTCGAGGTGTACCGGATTCTGACGCAGGAGACGGTGGAGGATCGTATCGTGGCGTTgcagaataagaagaaggagattgtGGAAGCAGCACtagatgagaaggagagcaTGAAGATTGGTCGCTTGGATGAGAATGAGCTCAGGTTCCTGTTTACTGGGCATCGTTGA
- a CDS encoding pyridoxal phosphate-dependent transferase, major domain-containing protein (similar to Metarhizium robertsii ARSEF 23 XP_007825269.1), which produces MESYLSKRSAASLEKQSLPWRFAPSQTYDAEKNPDGLISFGTAENKLITSNVESFVNSAVKFESQQFTYGFSLAGGSRFPTALAVHLNEYLRPHTPIMADHIKVTGSATPMHEILAWGLADPGDGIMTSRPVYGRFELDFGNRADVSVVYADTDAENCFDEDVVDKFEAALVKSEAAGVKIRAVLIVNPHNPLGKCYPRNTLIALMKFCQSHSIHLISDEIYACSTFDSGEPSATEFTSLLAVDPEGLIDTERLHVTYGFSKDFGSAGLRIGAIITRSKAVEAAIRGVIRFHNPAGPSLAIGAAMLEDRKWCREFVELNRVKLKEAYGVATSGLKEIGVEYLSGSNAGFFLWIDLSPYLPTDLDGEPDADFALAKKLLDNGVFLHPREEHSLKAGWFRMVYTQDPDIVREGIKRIKTAISK; this is translated from the exons ATGGAATCCTACCTTTCCAAACGGTCAGCGGCTTCGCTCGAGAAGCAAAGTTTGCCATGGAGATTTGCACCGTCACAAACGTATGATGCCGAAAAGAACCCAGATGGTTTAATCTCATTCGGAACTGCTGAGAAT AAACTCATTACTAGCAATGTGGAAAGCTTCGTAAACAGTGCA GTAAAATTCGAATCGCAACAATTCACATATGGCTTCAGTCTGGCTGGAGGATCTCGTTTTCCAACAGCCCTAGCAGTTCATTTGAACGAATACCTGCGGCCACACACCCCCATCATGGCGGATCACATTAAAGTCACAGGTTCTGCGACGCCGATGCACGAAATCCTCGCCTGGGGACTAGCTGATCCCGGAGACGGCATCATGACAAGTCGCCCCGTGTACGGACGGTTCGAGCTGGATTTCGGTAATAGAGCAGATGTAAGCGTTGTCTATGCCGACACGGACGCAGAAAACTGTTTCGACGAAGACGTGGTCGACAAATTTGAAGCAGCTCTCGTCAAATCCGAAGCCGCTGGTGTGAAAATCAGGGCTGTCCTCATTGTCAATCCTCACAATCCTCTGG GCAAATGCTATCCCCGAAATACCCTCATTGCTCTCATGAAATTCTGCCAATCCCACAGCATCCATCTCATCAGCGACGAAATTTACGCCTGCTCAACATTCGACTCGGGCGAACCGTCCGCCACCGAATTCACTTCGCTCCTCGCAGTTGACCCGGAAGGTCTGATCGATACCGAACGTCTCCACGTAACGTACGGCTTCAGCAAGGACTTTGGTTCCGCAGGACTCCGCATTGGTGCCATCATCACGCGTAGCAAAGCCGTGGAAGCAGCTATTCGAGGTGTCATCCGCTTCCACAATCCCGCTGGGCCGagtcttgccattggcgctGCTATGCTGGAAGATAGGAAATGGTGCCGGGAATTCGTGGAGCTCAACCGCGTCAAATTGAAGGAAGCGTACGGCGTTGCTACTTCAGGGCTTAAGGAGATTGGCGTGGAGTATTTGTCCGGCAGTAATGCTGGATTCTTCTTGTGGATTGACCTGTCGCCATATTTGCCAACAGACCTGGATGGTGAGCCGGATGCGGATTTTGCACTAGCCAAAAAATTGTTGGATAATGGGGTGTTTTTGCATCCAAGGGAGGAGCATTCGCTCAAGGCTGGGTGGTTTCGGATGGTCTACACACAGGATCCGGATATCGTGAGGGAGGGGATTAAAAG GATCAAAACTGCCATTTCAAAGTAA
- a CDS encoding phosphoribosylaminoimidazole-succinocarboxamide synthase (similar to Metarhizium acridum CQMa 102 XP_007811239.1): MAALTTISLPSLQKIASGKVRDLFTLPDPNALLFVASDRLSAFDVVMANGIPNKGAILTLLSAHWFRVLSQRIPSLRTHFISLDIPAGLTAEETSAIKNRSMQVRKLEVLKVEAIVRGYITGSAWKEYQAKGTVHGLAMPQGMQLSQKFPKAIYTPSTKADAGAHDENIHPDDAWKEIGDKETAKKVEELALTIYNTAAAYAEERGIIIADTKFEFARDADGNIYLVDEVLTPDSSRFWPKDAYELGKEQDSFDKQFIRNWLIKEGLKAKEGVTIPDDICAATEEKYKEVFYLLTGTKFEDAAKN; encoded by the coding sequence ATGGCAGCCCTCACAACCATCTCACTGCCATCGCTGCAAAAGATCGCATCCGGCAAAGTCCGCGATCTCTTCACCCTCCCCGACCCCAATGCCCTGCTGTTCGTCGCATCAGACCGTCTCTCCGCCTTTGACGTCGTCATGGCCAACGGCATCCCCAACAAAGGcgccatcctcaccctcctctCAGCACACTGGTTCCGCGTCCTATCCCAGCGCATCCCCAGCCTCCGCACACACTTCATCAGCCTAGACATCCCAGCAGGTCTCACCGCCGAGGAAACCAGCGCCATCAAGAACCGCAGCATGCAGGTCCGTAAGCTGGAGGTGCTGAAGGTCGAGGCCATTGTGCGCGGCTACATCACAGGGAGCGCATGGAAGGAGTACCAGGCCAAGGGGACGGTTCACGGGCTCGCCATGCCTCAGGGGATGCAGCTTTCTCAAAAGTTCCCCAAGGCAATTTACACGCCGAGCACGAAGGCGGATGCTGGTGCGCACGATGAGAACATTCACCCTGATGATGCGTGGAAGGAGATTGGCGATAAGGAGACTGCAAAGAAGGTGGAGGAGCTGGCGTTGACGATTTATAATACGGCTGCGGCGTATGCTGAGGAGCGTGGTATTATTATTGCTGACACGAAGTTTGAGTTTGCGCGGGATGCGGATGGCAATATTTACCTCGTGGATGAGGTGTTGACGCCGGACAGTTCGCGGTTCTGGCCGAAGGATGCGTATGAGCTTGGCAAGGAGCAGGATAGCTTTGACAAGCAGTTTATCAGAAATTGGTTGATCAAGGAAGGcttgaaggccaaggagggGGTCACGATTCCTGACGATATCTGTGCGGCTACAGAGGAGAAGTACAAGGAGGTGTTTTATTTATTGACGGGAACCAAGTTCGAAGATGCGGCTAAAAATTAG